From Echinicola jeungdonensis, the proteins below share one genomic window:
- a CDS encoding LacI family DNA-binding transcriptional regulator, with protein sequence MKLGQVTIKDIAKALNISSSTVSRALKDYPGISEETKSRVKALAKEMNYRPNAVALSLRKSKSHTIGVIIPEVVHFFFSTVISGIEEVAYANGYNVILCQTNEKVEREISSVDTIISNQIDGLLVSYSKETTDFSHFQKLIDYDYPVVFFDRAPELGDVVNVTVNDFSGAYQAVQHLISQGYREILHLAGPKNLLISKNRKEGYQAALKDAGLEIREDRIIECPLGTPEESEEICLKLFSDPNERPDAVFSSNDIAALGALKAIKSLGLEVPKDVGVVGFSNWQFASMIDPPLSTVSQPGFQMGEKAAQLLLEMIDQKEAKPTQGKEVVLETELIVRGSSQRK encoded by the coding sequence ATGAAACTAGGACAAGTCACCATAAAGGACATCGCCAAAGCTTTGAACATTTCCTCCTCCACCGTTTCCAGGGCATTGAAGGATTACCCCGGTATTAGCGAGGAAACCAAATCAAGGGTAAAAGCCTTGGCTAAGGAAATGAACTACCGGCCAAATGCGGTGGCTTTGAGTCTTAGAAAAAGTAAATCCCACACGATTGGGGTAATTATTCCGGAAGTAGTCCACTTTTTCTTTAGTACGGTAATCAGCGGCATTGAAGAAGTGGCTTATGCAAATGGTTATAATGTAATTCTATGTCAAACCAATGAGAAGGTAGAAAGGGAGATTTCCAGCGTGGACACTATCATTTCAAATCAAATTGATGGCCTTTTGGTCAGTTATTCCAAGGAGACCACTGACTTTTCCCATTTTCAAAAACTCATTGATTATGATTACCCGGTCGTATTTTTTGATAGAGCGCCTGAGTTGGGAGATGTGGTAAATGTAACCGTAAATGATTTTTCGGGAGCTTATCAGGCTGTGCAACACCTTATATCGCAAGGATACCGGGAAATCCTTCATCTTGCCGGGCCAAAAAACCTATTGATTAGCAAAAACAGAAAAGAAGGCTACCAGGCAGCCCTAAAAGATGCAGGTCTGGAAATTAGGGAAGATCGGATCATTGAATGCCCATTGGGTACTCCGGAAGAAAGTGAAGAAATTTGCCTTAAATTATTTTCTGATCCTAATGAGAGGCCGGATGCTGTCTTCTCTTCAAATGATATCGCTGCTTTAGGAGCCCTAAAGGCCATCAAATCCCTGGGGCTAGAAGTTCCAAAAGATGTGGGAGTCGTGGGATTCAGCAATTGGCAGTTTGCCTCTATGATTGACCCACCCCTATCCACTGTTTCTCAACCGGGTTTTCAAATGGGGGAAAAAGCCGCCCAATTGCTTTTGGAAATGATAGATCAAAAAGAGGCAAAGCCAACCCAAGGAAAAGAAGTGGTTTTGGAAACGGAATTAATCGTAAGGGGCTCATCTCAGAGGAAATAA
- a CDS encoding glycoside hydrolase family 31 protein: MTVVSKSIHGSQNITAGCIISWEQTPYGIKGKTSESNFEISVYSPEIIRVQLSREEIFKPNPYSVVSLPQEGLVEIIDQEQKILILTGKIQVKIDRDNFAITYLDKKGHVLNQDDPAFGVSWLGTEVTNYKKLQSDEKFIGLGEKTGPINKAGKAYTNWNTDNFAYGNDSDPLYMSIPFYMGMHHNGAYGIFLNNTHKSVFNFGASNNRFAYFSAEDGDMDYFFIHDKEISGIISAYTQLTGLPPMPPKWALGYQQCRYSYYPESEVQTLAQTFRDKDFPGDVIYLDIHHMEKYKVFTFDQEKFPNPKAMIKALKAKGFRVVVIMDPGIKVEEPYGPYREGKSKDLFLKYPDGEIYEGQVWPGWCAFPDFTSEEVRKWWAEKMSYYLELGVEGFWTDMNEPASWGQFTPNLINFNYEGEQVSHRKARNIYGMQMARAAHQGAVQNHQRPFVLTRAGFSGVQRYAAAWTGDNVSSEDHMLLGVRLVNSLGLSGVSFAGYDVGGFCGEASPQLYARWMSIAAFSPLFRAHSMINSKDAEPWAFGEEVEEISRNYVKLRYQMLPMIYAAFYRSSKNGLPVAKSLTIDYSRDTKIYEGPYQNQYLFCDQLLIAPVESNKEITKVYLPEGTWYYLFNDKQYPGKQEIYLDTPINYLPVFVKEGSIIPMQSPIAHTGEQHDGNLRLHLYKGEGKSQYIHYEDDGQSHDYQSGHWYQRAIILDSDRQELTLDKVKGTFPSTFEKIELIFHGFDIRKVKLEEEELALSNKVEAFLPKITDFDPLPDNRLPYLETPVLPRVIINNSPKRMVIKFK, from the coding sequence ATGACCGTTGTATCCAAATCGATCCATGGTTCCCAAAACATCACGGCAGGTTGCATTATCTCCTGGGAACAGACTCCATATGGCATTAAAGGAAAAACTTCCGAGTCCAATTTTGAGATTTCAGTTTACTCACCCGAAATCATCAGGGTTCAGCTTAGCCGGGAAGAAATCTTCAAACCTAACCCCTATAGCGTGGTTTCATTGCCACAAGAGGGTTTGGTAGAAATTATTGACCAGGAACAAAAAATATTAATATTAACTGGCAAAATCCAAGTTAAAATTGACAGGGATAATTTCGCCATAACTTATTTGGATAAAAAAGGCCATGTGCTCAATCAAGATGACCCTGCTTTTGGGGTTTCCTGGTTAGGCACCGAGGTCACCAATTATAAAAAGCTGCAATCCGATGAAAAATTCATTGGCCTGGGTGAAAAGACTGGGCCGATCAATAAGGCCGGCAAAGCTTATACCAACTGGAATACTGATAATTTTGCCTATGGCAATGATTCAGACCCATTATACATGTCCATTCCTTTTTATATGGGGATGCACCACAATGGAGCCTATGGTATATTTCTGAACAATACTCATAAATCGGTTTTCAATTTTGGAGCTTCCAATAACCGTTTTGCCTATTTTTCAGCAGAAGACGGAGATATGGATTATTTTTTCATCCATGACAAGGAAATTTCCGGGATCATTTCAGCATACACCCAGCTAACAGGCCTTCCCCCCATGCCTCCCAAATGGGCTTTGGGCTATCAGCAATGTCGCTATTCTTATTATCCGGAATCGGAAGTACAAACCCTGGCCCAAACCTTCCGGGACAAGGACTTTCCTGGAGATGTCATTTATTTGGACATCCACCATATGGAAAAGTACAAGGTTTTTACTTTTGACCAGGAAAAATTCCCTAACCCCAAAGCCATGATCAAGGCTTTAAAGGCAAAAGGCTTCCGGGTAGTTGTGATCATGGACCCAGGCATCAAAGTTGAGGAACCCTATGGACCCTACAGAGAAGGAAAATCTAAAGACCTTTTCCTCAAATATCCAGATGGGGAAATTTATGAAGGGCAGGTATGGCCGGGTTGGTGTGCCTTTCCCGATTTTACTTCAGAAGAAGTCCGGAAATGGTGGGCAGAAAAAATGTCCTATTACCTTGAATTAGGTGTGGAAGGTTTTTGGACGGACATGAATGAACCTGCTTCCTGGGGGCAATTTACTCCCAACCTGATCAATTTCAATTACGAAGGAGAACAGGTCAGCCACCGAAAAGCCAGGAATATTTATGGAATGCAAATGGCCAGGGCTGCTCATCAAGGGGCCGTTCAAAACCACCAAAGACCCTTTGTCCTTACCAGGGCGGGATTTTCAGGCGTCCAGCGTTATGCGGCTGCCTGGACTGGGGACAATGTTTCCAGCGAAGATCACATGTTATTAGGAGTTCGACTGGTAAATAGCCTAGGGTTAAGCGGGGTATCATTTGCAGGTTACGATGTGGGAGGCTTTTGTGGAGAAGCTTCACCCCAGCTTTATGCCCGCTGGATGAGCATTGCGGCATTTTCCCCCCTATTCAGGGCCCATTCTATGATCAATAGTAAGGATGCGGAGCCATGGGCATTTGGAGAGGAAGTGGAAGAAATTTCCAGAAACTACGTCAAACTACGATATCAAATGCTGCCCATGATATATGCAGCATTTTACAGAAGCAGCAAAAATGGTCTCCCTGTTGCCAAAAGCTTAACGATAGATTATTCTAGGGACACCAAAATATATGAGGGCCCTTATCAAAATCAATACCTCTTCTGCGATCAATTATTAATCGCTCCAGTGGAAAGCAATAAGGAGATCACCAAAGTTTATCTGCCGGAAGGGACCTGGTATTACCTTTTCAATGACAAGCAATATCCAGGAAAACAGGAGATTTATTTAGATACTCCTATCAATTACCTTCCCGTTTTCGTAAAAGAAGGTTCTATTATTCCCATGCAATCACCGATTGCACATACCGGTGAACAACATGACGGTAATCTCCGGTTGCACCTTTATAAAGGCGAAGGTAAAAGCCAATATATCCATTACGAAGATGATGGTCAGAGCCATGATTACCAATCCGGCCATTGGTATCAAAGGGCCATCATTTTAGACAGTGACCGGCAAGAATTAACACTGGATAAGGTAAAAGGTACTTTCCCCTCTACATTTGAGAAAATAGAATTGATTTTCCATGGATTTGATATCCGAAAAGTAAAGTTGGAAGAGGAGGAATTGGCCCTATCCAATAAAGTTGAAGCTTTCCTTCCCAAAATCACCGATTTTGACCCATTACCTGATAATCGACTACCTTATTTAGAAACCCCGGTTCTTCCCCGGGTAATAATTAATAATTCCCCTAAAAGGATGGTCATTAAATTTAAATAA
- a CDS encoding MFS transporter: MSFGFLGIQMGFALQNANASRILQTFGADVEHLSLFWLVAPITGMIVQPIIGHYSDRTWTRLGRRRPYFLAGAILAAIGLFLLPNASLFIAFLPALWVGAGFLMIMDASFNIAMEPFRALVADKLPTDQRTLGFAVQTLLIGIGAVLGSWLPYILAEWVGIEAVASEGIVPGNVILAFILGASILVGTILWTVLRTTEYPPEQQKGTTEKVKSKGLSAIFTDFWQMPKTMRQLGLVQFFSWFALFSMWVFTTPALAQHVWGLPATDRSSALFNEAGNYVGLIFGVYNLVSALFALLLPVIAGKIGRKMTHAVCLVAGGLGLMSMISVTDPSMKWMLNLSMVGVGIAWASILAMPYAILAGSIPPKKMGVYMGIFNFFITAPQIFNGFVGGFIVKHLYGGLAIYSLFTAGIILIIAAACVFFVEDRDDVVLSP; the protein is encoded by the coding sequence ATGAGTTTTGGCTTTTTGGGCATCCAAATGGGATTTGCCCTACAAAATGCCAATGCCAGCCGCATCTTGCAGACCTTTGGAGCAGATGTGGAACACCTCTCTCTTTTTTGGTTGGTAGCTCCCATTACAGGGATGATCGTCCAACCTATTATTGGTCATTACAGTGACCGGACATGGACCCGCTTGGGAAGGCGGAGACCTTATTTTCTGGCGGGGGCTATTTTGGCAGCAATTGGCCTATTCCTTTTACCCAATGCTTCTCTTTTTATTGCCTTCCTTCCTGCCCTTTGGGTAGGAGCAGGTTTCCTTATGATCATGGATGCCTCCTTTAACATTGCCATGGAGCCATTCCGAGCTTTGGTGGCTGACAAATTGCCTACTGACCAAAGGACATTGGGGTTTGCCGTACAAACTTTGCTCATTGGAATAGGCGCAGTTCTTGGTTCATGGCTTCCCTATATCCTTGCTGAATGGGTAGGAATAGAGGCGGTAGCCTCTGAGGGAATTGTCCCTGGGAATGTCATTCTTGCCTTTATCCTGGGAGCTTCCATATTAGTTGGAACCATACTTTGGACCGTTTTAAGGACTACAGAATATCCACCCGAACAGCAAAAGGGAACTACTGAAAAGGTAAAAAGCAAGGGCTTATCAGCCATTTTCACGGACTTTTGGCAAATGCCCAAAACCATGCGCCAATTGGGGCTGGTGCAATTTTTTTCCTGGTTCGCCTTGTTTTCCATGTGGGTATTTACCACCCCAGCCCTTGCACAGCACGTATGGGGATTACCAGCAACAGACCGCTCTTCTGCCCTGTTCAATGAAGCAGGCAACTATGTAGGGTTGATCTTTGGGGTTTACAATTTGGTGTCTGCGTTATTTGCCCTTTTACTTCCTGTTATTGCCGGAAAAATTGGCCGGAAAATGACCCATGCGGTATGTTTGGTGGCTGGAGGTTTAGGGTTGATGTCCATGATTTCTGTAACAGACCCTTCCATGAAATGGATGCTTAATCTTTCTATGGTAGGTGTGGGCATTGCCTGGGCAAGTATTTTGGCCATGCCCTATGCCATTCTTGCTGGTTCAATTCCTCCCAAAAAAATGGGGGTCTATATGGGCATTTTCAATTTCTTTATTACTGCTCCTCAAATATTCAATGGGTTTGTTGGAGGTTTTATTGTTAAACATTTATATGGCGGCCTGGCTATTTATTCCCTCTTTACTGCCGGTATCATTTTAATTATTGCCGCTGCTTGTGTCTTTTTTGTAGAAGACCGGGATGATGTAGTTCTTTCTCCATAA
- a CDS encoding SusC/RagA family TonB-linked outer membrane protein: MKNSYTLIKVVLVSLTMLLGYGGNAQAQTVGGTVRDAETGETLPFVNVLIKGTAKGTTTGMDGNYSIDIQSSEDILVFSFIGYDAKEIQVGNKSTIDVELQGNTKQLDEVVVVGYGTQKKSDLTGSVGSVVRDDFNAGQVTNPEELITGKVAGVQITPNGGSPGSGGKIRIRGGSSLNASNDPLIVIDGVPIDNSTVSGAANPLSFLNPNDIATFDILKDASATAIYGSRASNGVVLITTRKGKAGQQTRVNASSLVSLSRVNNTVDLLSADQFRTVVEEQASPSQQALVGDANTDWQDVIYQDAISYDNNVSVTGALKEVLPFRVSVGYLNQDGILRTDNLERTSASLNLNPSFFDDRLHVNFNVKGVLTKSRFANQDAIGAAAAFDPTKPVYDTDGLGGFCEWTNDNGTPQTLAPRNPLGLLMQKNDQGEVKRSIGNLQLNYDLPFVDGLKANLNLGYDITSSEGDIVIPSSSAAGFNEGGSIDHYEQSKENFLVDFYFNYARDFKSAGSINATAGYSFQDFLTINPTFERVNEEGEVLEPAGIETRPQYRLISYFGRVNYNLNDKYLFTATVRADGSSRFNPDNRWGIFPSLAAAWRVSEENFLKANETLSDLKLRLGYGVTGQQDIGSYFPYLPRYVQSDDASRYILGDSYYTTLRPEGYDSDIKWEETTTYNIGIDYEFWNGKLYGTLDYYFKKTDDLLAEIPVPAGTNLTNRLFTNVGSIENKGVEFGINYNVVKNANLNWDIGANYTYNESTITSLSNVEEDAEGILVGGISGGTGNTIQVHTVGFQPNAFYVYEQVYDNEGNPIEDLYVDQNGDGLINAEDLIRNGYPNAKHFFGFNSSTRYKGWSLAFSLRGNIGNKAYNNVHSANAAYQSLRFPDYLNNMPVDVLRTNFQNYNLRSDYYLEDASFIRMQNLSLGYDFGKIFGSSVGLKANATVQNVFVITDYNGVSPEISPGVDNNTGGGIDNNFYPVPRIYSFGLNFSF, encoded by the coding sequence ATGAAAAACAGTTATACCTTAATAAAGGTAGTATTGGTATCCTTAACAATGTTGCTGGGGTATGGGGGAAATGCCCAGGCCCAAACAGTAGGTGGAACCGTCAGAGATGCAGAAACTGGAGAAACTCTTCCCTTTGTGAATGTTCTGATCAAAGGGACCGCCAAAGGTACCACTACCGGTATGGATGGAAATTATAGTATTGATATCCAAAGTTCAGAGGATATTTTAGTGTTTTCCTTTATTGGTTATGATGCCAAGGAAATTCAAGTAGGAAATAAATCCACTATTGATGTGGAACTGCAGGGAAATACCAAACAACTGGACGAAGTCGTCGTGGTTGGATATGGTACTCAAAAGAAATCGGATCTTACAGGTTCTGTTGGTTCTGTGGTCCGGGATGACTTTAATGCCGGACAGGTAACCAATCCTGAAGAATTGATCACCGGAAAGGTGGCCGGGGTACAGATTACACCCAATGGCGGCTCGCCTGGTTCCGGGGGGAAAATCAGGATCCGCGGAGGGTCTTCCTTGAATGCTTCCAATGATCCTTTGATTGTAATAGATGGTGTTCCAATTGATAATTCCACGGTTTCAGGTGCGGCCAATCCTCTAAGTTTTCTGAACCCCAATGATATTGCCACTTTTGATATTTTAAAAGATGCCTCAGCCACCGCTATTTATGGTTCAAGGGCATCTAATGGGGTAGTTTTGATTACAACCCGAAAAGGAAAAGCAGGTCAGCAAACCAGGGTGAATGCAAGTTCCCTTGTTTCACTTTCCAGGGTGAACAATACTGTGGACTTACTTTCGGCAGATCAGTTTAGGACTGTGGTGGAAGAACAGGCTTCTCCTTCCCAACAAGCATTGGTGGGTGATGCCAATACTGATTGGCAGGATGTCATTTATCAGGATGCTATCAGTTATGATAATAATGTCAGTGTCACCGGGGCACTGAAAGAAGTGTTGCCCTTCCGGGTATCGGTTGGTTATCTGAACCAGGATGGAATCCTAAGAACTGATAATTTGGAAAGGACTTCTGCCAGCTTAAATTTGAACCCTTCCTTTTTTGATGACCGCTTGCATGTGAATTTCAATGTAAAAGGAGTATTGACCAAAAGCAGGTTTGCCAACCAGGATGCTATTGGAGCTGCAGCTGCATTTGATCCAACCAAGCCGGTTTATGATACTGATGGACTGGGAGGCTTTTGTGAGTGGACCAATGATAATGGAACTCCACAAACACTGGCACCAAGAAACCCCTTGGGATTATTGATGCAAAAAAATGATCAGGGTGAGGTGAAAAGAAGTATTGGTAACCTTCAGCTGAATTATGATCTCCCATTTGTGGACGGCCTGAAAGCCAATCTGAACCTGGGTTATGATATTACTTCCAGTGAAGGAGATATTGTCATTCCTTCCTCTTCTGCAGCAGGATTCAATGAGGGAGGATCCATTGACCATTATGAGCAGTCCAAAGAAAATTTCCTGGTTGATTTTTACTTCAATTATGCCAGGGATTTCAAATCTGCCGGAAGTATCAATGCAACAGCTGGATATTCCTTCCAGGATTTTCTTACCATCAATCCTACTTTTGAAAGGGTCAACGAGGAAGGAGAAGTGCTGGAACCTGCAGGCATAGAAACCAGGCCCCAATACCGATTGATCTCCTATTTTGGAAGGGTCAATTATAACTTAAATGACAAATACCTCTTTACGGCTACGGTAAGGGCAGATGGTTCTTCCCGGTTTAACCCGGATAATAGATGGGGAATTTTCCCATCACTGGCAGCAGCTTGGCGTGTAAGTGAGGAGAATTTCCTGAAGGCCAATGAAACACTTTCCGACCTGAAATTGCGGTTGGGGTATGGAGTAACAGGGCAGCAGGATATCGGGTCTTATTTCCCTTATTTGCCACGCTATGTTCAGAGTGATGATGCCTCCAGGTATATATTAGGAGACAGTTACTACACCACCCTGCGGCCGGAAGGTTATGATTCCGACATCAAGTGGGAGGAAACCACCACCTATAATATAGGAATCGATTATGAGTTCTGGAACGGCAAGTTGTATGGTACCCTCGATTATTATTTTAAAAAGACCGATGATCTGTTAGCAGAAATTCCCGTTCCCGCCGGTACAAACTTGACTAACCGCTTATTTACCAATGTGGGAAGCATAGAAAACAAAGGTGTTGAATTTGGGATCAATTATAATGTGGTCAAAAATGCCAATTTGAATTGGGACATTGGTGCCAATTATACTTACAATGAAAGCACTATTACCAGCTTAAGTAATGTGGAGGAAGATGCAGAAGGAATATTGGTAGGTGGAATTAGTGGTGGGACCGGAAATACCATTCAGGTTCATACTGTTGGATTCCAGCCAAATGCCTTTTATGTCTATGAGCAAGTATATGATAATGAGGGCAATCCCATAGAGGATTTGTATGTAGACCAAAATGGAGATGGGCTGATCAATGCCGAGGATCTTATCAGAAATGGTTATCCCAATGCAAAACATTTCTTTGGGTTTAACTCATCTACAAGGTACAAAGGTTGGTCGTTGGCATTCTCCCTTCGGGGAAACATAGGAAACAAGGCTTATAATAATGTCCATTCTGCCAATGCGGCTTACCAAAGCTTGAGGTTTCCTGATTACCTGAACAATATGCCGGTAGATGTATTGAGGACCAATTTCCAGAATTATAACCTAAGGTCTGACTATTATCTGGAGGATGCTTCCTTTATCAGGATGCAAAACCTCTCATTGGGTTATGATTTTGGAAAAATCTTTGGCTCGTCTGTGGGCTTAAAAGCCAATGCAACCGTTCAAAACGTCTTTGTCATCACGGATTATAACGGGGTGAGTCCAGAGATTTCCCCAGGAGTGGATAATAACACTGGGGGAGGTATAGATAATAATTTCTATCCGGTACCCCGAATTTATTCCTTTGGCCTAAACTTCTCCTTTTAA
- a CDS encoding RagB/SusD family nutrient uptake outer membrane protein translates to MKLNWIYKWAMVCVLLLPFAACNDLDLEPYNEVTSIQVYEDFGNYKNVLAKLYGGLAVSGQQGPAGDPDISGLDEGASTYIRAYWKLQELPTDEAIIAWNDEGLPTLNTMQWSSDNGFVAAMYYRIFYQISLANEFIRETSDDKLAARGIVDADLETTRLYRAEARFLRALSYYHALDMFGNVPFVTEEDGVGAYFPEQTNRADLFAYVESELLDILPNLVDARQNEYARADKAAAWMLLAKLYLNAEVYIGEDRYTDAITYLNQVIGSGYSLEPNYNHLFLADNHLSEELIFPVAFDGVNTTSFGGTTFLVNAAVGGTMDREEFGIPGGWQGLRTRPEVVQLYPGTDGSPDARGLFHTEEQNLDIEDVAIFQDGYAVIKYKNVTREGQRGSSPGNDQVDTDFPLFRLADAYLMYAEAVLRGGSGGGEAQALAYINELRERAYGDASGNITAGQLNLDFILDERARELKWEGHRRTDLVRFGRFTSADYIWQWKGGTFEGNAVEDYRDLYPLPAADLTANPRLEQNEGY, encoded by the coding sequence ATGAAATTGAATTGGATATATAAATGGGCGATGGTATGTGTACTACTTCTACCTTTTGCCGCCTGTAATGATTTGGATCTGGAGCCTTATAATGAGGTGACTTCTATCCAAGTGTATGAAGACTTTGGTAATTACAAAAATGTTTTAGCAAAACTGTATGGAGGCCTGGCAGTAAGTGGCCAGCAAGGCCCAGCAGGAGATCCGGATATCAGTGGGCTCGACGAAGGAGCTTCCACCTATATCAGGGCTTATTGGAAGCTACAGGAATTGCCCACCGATGAGGCCATTATTGCCTGGAATGATGAAGGGCTGCCTACACTGAATACGATGCAGTGGTCTTCGGATAATGGCTTTGTTGCGGCCATGTACTATAGGATTTTTTATCAAATTTCCCTAGCCAATGAATTTATCCGGGAAACCAGTGATGATAAACTTGCTGCACGGGGAATTGTTGATGCCGATCTGGAAACTACAAGGTTGTATAGAGCTGAAGCCAGGTTCCTGAGAGCATTGAGTTACTATCATGCTTTGGATATGTTTGGCAATGTGCCTTTCGTAACTGAAGAAGATGGGGTAGGGGCATATTTCCCTGAGCAAACCAACAGGGCAGATTTATTTGCTTATGTGGAAAGTGAATTGCTGGACATCCTTCCAAACTTGGTGGATGCCCGCCAAAATGAATATGCCAGGGCGGATAAGGCCGCTGCCTGGATGCTCCTGGCCAAACTATACCTAAATGCTGAAGTGTACATAGGAGAGGACAGGTACACCGATGCCATTACTTACCTGAACCAGGTGATCGGAAGTGGCTATTCTCTGGAACCCAATTATAACCACTTGTTTCTGGCCGATAATCATTTATCTGAAGAACTGATTTTCCCTGTAGCCTTTGATGGGGTAAATACGACCAGCTTTGGTGGGACCACCTTCTTGGTCAATGCAGCCGTCGGAGGTACTATGGACCGGGAAGAGTTTGGTATCCCAGGTGGGTGGCAAGGTTTGCGTACCCGCCCGGAAGTGGTTCAGCTTTATCCAGGTACTGATGGTTCTCCAGATGCAAGAGGGCTTTTTCATACGGAGGAACAAAATTTGGATATTGAGGATGTTGCCATTTTTCAGGATGGATATGCTGTAATAAAATACAAAAATGTTACCCGTGAAGGTCAAAGGGGTTCCAGTCCCGGCAATGATCAGGTGGATACTGACTTTCCCCTGTTCCGATTGGCTGATGCCTATTTGATGTATGCTGAAGCTGTATTGAGAGGAGGTTCTGGTGGAGGTGAAGCTCAGGCTTTGGCCTATATCAATGAACTCCGTGAACGTGCCTATGGAGATGCTTCCGGGAATATAACAGCTGGCCAACTTAATTTGGATTTTATCCTGGATGAAAGAGCCAGGGAACTGAAATGGGAAGGCCATCGCAGGACCGATTTGGTCCGGTTTGGCCGGTTTACTTCAGCTGATTATATCTGGCAATGGAAAGGCGGAACCTTTGAAGGAAATGCCGTGGAGGATTATAGGGATCTCTATCCACTTCCAGCAGCAGACCTGACCGCCAATCCCCGGTTGGAGCAAAATGAAGGGTATTAA
- a CDS encoding SusE domain-containing protein has product MKSIYQNIFLGLALLMAWSCTDALDPVIKSDPSAPVLMTPSSGTSLTLTSEQEMEEVSFEFEEVDYGFSAAVTYTVQMDLVGNGFAEPLNVVMTSKSPAKINYGDFNQKLLTKGLSPGEASEVEFRVRSRVSPDVDDEFSETITMNLTPYKVALEFPKLYIPGDYQGWNPANENTVIYDDNGDQVYEGFVHILGGSGAFKVNEEPNWDINYGDDGADGTLDANGDDIVAEGVGTFELTVDLANKTFSIADPLYWGIIGDATAGGWDSSTPLEFDPEENVLTLTTDLTAGLMKFRANDAWDNNYGDDDGDGVLEAGGADISVDEAGSYTITMDFKTPGEVTYTLEKN; this is encoded by the coding sequence ATGAAAAGTATCTATCAAAATATATTTCTTGGACTAGCCCTGTTGATGGCCTGGTCCTGCACAGATGCCCTGGATCCTGTAATCAAGTCGGACCCTTCTGCTCCGGTATTGATGACGCCTTCCTCAGGCACTTCCTTAACCCTTACCTCAGAACAGGAAATGGAAGAAGTTTCCTTTGAGTTTGAGGAAGTGGATTACGGGTTTTCCGCAGCAGTAACTTATACCGTTCAAATGGACCTGGTAGGAAATGGTTTTGCTGAGCCACTCAATGTAGTTATGACCTCCAAATCACCCGCGAAAATTAACTATGGTGATTTCAATCAAAAATTGTTGACTAAGGGTCTTTCTCCCGGGGAAGCTTCTGAAGTTGAATTTAGGGTCAGGTCAAGGGTAAGCCCAGATGTCGATGATGAGTTTTCAGAAACGATAACCATGAACCTGACACCCTATAAAGTGGCATTGGAGTTTCCAAAATTATATATCCCCGGAGACTACCAAGGCTGGAATCCGGCCAATGAAAATACGGTGATCTATGATGATAATGGTGACCAGGTATATGAAGGCTTTGTCCATATACTGGGAGGGTCTGGTGCTTTTAAGGTCAATGAAGAACCCAATTGGGATATTAATTATGGTGATGATGGGGCAGATGGAACCCTTGATGCCAACGGAGATGATATTGTGGCTGAGGGTGTAGGTACTTTTGAACTGACTGTTGACTTGGCCAATAAGACTTTCAGTATCGCTGATCCACTTTATTGGGGTATCATTGGCGATGCTACGGCTGGTGGCTGGGATTCCTCTACTCCCCTGGAGTTTGATCCAGAGGAAAATGTCCTGACACTCACAACGGACCTGACCGCAGGATTAATGAAGTTTCGGGCCAATGATGCCTGGGATAATAATTATGGGGATGATGATGGCGATGGGGTTTTAGAAGCAGGAGGAGCCGATATCTCCGTAGATGAAGCTGGAAGTTATACCATCACCATGGATTTTAAAACCCCAGGAGAGGTAACGTATACTTTGGAGAAAAATTAA